In Phycisphaerales bacterium AB-hyl4, the genomic window TGATCGGGCCTGCTTGTGCAGGATGAGTTGACGTCCCGAAGCGGTGCGGCTGCTTCGGGACGCTTTGCCTTGATTACGCCCAACGTGTCGGAGGCCTTGCCATGAGCATGCAGGACAAGCTCGGGGTGTGCCAGTGGTTTCACTACCAGGACCGAGAGGCGGTGCACCGGACGGTGGCGACAATGCGGGCGTTGGGATTGACGCATCTTCGCACGGGCGTGTCGTGGGCCGACTTTCATCGGCCGGAGGGGGAAGCGTGGTACGACTGGCAGATGAACACGCTTGCGGAGGCTGGGTTGAAGGTGCTGTTGTCGGTCTGGCATACGCCGCCGTCGATTGCGGAAGGGGGCACGTGTGCGAGCCCGCCGAGGCGACTGGCGGACTATGGCGATTTCATCGGGCAGTTGATTGACACCTGGCCTGACGGCTTCGAGGCGGTGGAGCTTTGGAACGAGCCGAACAACCTGCTGAAGTGGGACTTCGAGCGATTCGACCCGAACTGGGAAAAGTTCGGCGAGATGGTGGCCGGCGGCGCGAAAGCCGCGAAGCAGCGTGGCAGGAAGACCGTGCTCGGCGGCATGATGCCGGTGGACGCGAGTTGGCTGCAACTGCTGGACAGTCACGCGGCGCTGGACGACGTGGACGTGATCGCGATCCACGGCTTCCCCGACATGTGGTGGCCGGACCACCCGAACTGGGACTGGTTCACGCATTGGCAGGGCTGGGCGCACAAGATTGAGCAGATTGCCAGTGTGGCCAACGGTCGTCCGGTGTGGATCAGCGAAACGGGGCTGGCGACATGGGACGTCCGCCGCGAACGGCCGAGCCGGTTCGATCTGCAAGTACGTCGTCTCACGCTTGCCGCGCAAGCCCCGGCCGAGCGGGTGTACTGGTATTGCCTGTTTGATCTTGACCCGCAACGGCACGCGATCGAGGGGTTTCACGTTGACGAAAACGAGTACCACCTGGGCCTGCTGACGCACGCGGGCGAGGCCAAGCCGGCATACGAACGCATGCGCGAGTTGCTTGCAGACGAGGTTGAGCCGGTTGATGTGCCCGAATCCGACGTAAGTTCCGTTCGCCAACCTTCGCAATGAGGCGGTGGTGGGCGGATGGGCGGAGGGGCGCGTGTGGGATCAGTCGGCTTCGAGTTCTTCGCGTCTTGAGAGCTGACGGGTGTTGGCGGTCAGCAGCGTATCGCCGCTGCCATCGAAAGCGCGGACGAACTGGTCGATGTCGGTGGCACCGAGGAGAATCGTGCCGCCGCCTTGCTGATCGTTGATGACGCGTTCGCCTTTGCCGAGGTGGACGACGACGGAGGGGTTGACCGCCGAGCCAGGCGTTTCAGCGCGGGATGCGTCGGCGGGTGTGGTGTTGAGGCGGGCGAGCGCTTCGAGCATGCGCGTGCGGTGGGGGAGGCTGTGGTGCATGGGGAAGCTTGGGCAGGTCGCGCCGCGCGCGGCGAGGCCGACCTGGTAGCCGTGGAAGTGCGCTTCGCAGACGAGCGAGGCGGTGAGGCAGACGGCCCGTTCAAGGCGTGTGTGGCGGTCAGCGTGGTCGGGAGCTGAGCCGGGTTGGCTGTTGCCGTTGCTGTTGCCGGGAGCGGTGGTTTCGGCATCGCGTTGGAGGTCGAGCAGGATCATCATGCGCGGCGGACTGGGTTGGGTCATCTCGCGCGAGACGAGCACGCCCGTGCGGGCGGAGCGTTTCCAGTCAACCATCTTGAGGCTGTCGCCGGGGCGGTAGGCTCGCAGGCCGAAGAAGTCTTCCGTGCCGCCGCCGCGTTCGCGTTGCTTTCGGCCGGAGGGGTCGTGGTGGGCGAGCGAATAGACCATCCGCCGATTGACGCGATAAAGGTGGGGGTAGATCAGCGTCTCAGTCTGCTGCTCGAAGGTGACGACCTTGTAGAGGATGCCAAACGGGAAGCCGGTGGCCAGGATCATCTGCTCGAACTTCAACTCGCCGCGGCGCAAGGGCCAGCAGGGCGCCTCCGCCTGGATGGTCTGGTTGGGGCCGATGTGCAGCACCCAGCCGAACGGCCGGGCCTTGAGCAGCGGCGGCGACATTGCGATCGGCCCGGTGCGCTTCCAAGCTCGCCAGCCCCGGCCCCACGTTTCCATAATCGTCAGGCTGAACACCGGCAGCCAGGAGCGGTTGGTCAGGTGGTAGCGGATGATCAGCGGATCGCCCGCGACACCGTGCGACGGAAGCAGACGCTGTACGCGGATGTTCCGCAGCATCTGCCAGCTCAGCAGGGCGGAGACGACCAGTCCGCCGGTCATCAGCCCGAAGGCCCAGAACAGCAGGTTGGCTTGCGTGTAGATCGCCGCGGCGATGATGACACCGGAAACGATCAGATAGATCAGCCCGCCGGAGCCGAGGTGGATCCGGCTGCGTCGCCGCTTCGCGTTGAGTGTTGCACCGATGGCCATTGCTTCAGATGCCAGGTGTCATGAGGTAGTCGGCAATCTGACCACCTGACCCCTGAACTCCGCCTCACCTTCCCATATAGGGTTCGCCGAGCCTCAATGTCTCATCGATCACGTCGCCGCGGCGCGGGCTCACGCGGTCCGTGCCTTCCGCGAGCACGATCAGCAGGCGTCGGCTGGATCGCGGGAGGCGGATCGTCTGGTACGCCGGCGTGAAGCCCTGCTGCCGGGCGAGCACCTCGACGTCATGTTCGAGAAAGCCAGCGCCGAACTCGTCGACGGGCACGTTGAACCATCCGTCCGAGTCGCTTGCGCCGCTGCCGATGCTTTTCGCTGAAAGGCGCTCCGGGTCGAGTGTCAGGGCGATGCGCGCCTGGGGCACGCCGGGCTCGTTCAGTCGCGGGTCGTCCGCGGAGACGATGTAAATGCCTGAACTCGGGCCTTCGATCACCTTGCCTTGAAGCTGATAGCTCGAACAGCCCGTTGCCAGCAGGGCGCAGCATGTCAGGAGCAAAGCACCAGAGGTCCTTTGCCACAGTTGGCTCAGCCCCTCGCGGTGTCGTGTGTGCATCCGGCTAGCTCCATGTTGCTTTGTGTTGTGTGACTGAGTGAATCAGCTTTTGGGTTGAAGCTCTTCGACCTTGGGCAGGTCTTTCAGCGTGGCGAGGCCGAACACTTCGAGAAACTGTTTGGTCGTGCCGTAGAGGATTGGCCGACCGATTTCGTCCGCGCGGCCGACGATCTTGATCAGGTGCCGGTCCATCAGGCTTCGCAGCACTTCGCCCGCCGCGACGCCGCGGATCGACTCGATCTCCGCGCGAAGGATCGGCTGCTTGTAGGCGATAATCGCCAGCGTTTCGATCGCGGCGGGGCTGAGCTTCGACTCGTTGCGCTTGCGGTGCAGGTTGGCGAGCACGTCGGCGAACTCCGGCAGGGTCATGATCTGCCAGCCGCCGGCGACCTGCTCGATACGAAAGCTGCGGCCGGTCTGTTCGTAGACCTCGTTGAGTTTTGCGATGGCGTCGTTGATCGCCTTGGCGGGGGCTTCGAGCGCTTCGCCGAGCTTGGCGGCGGTCATGGCCCGGTCCGCGGTGAGCAGCGCCGCCTCGACGCGCGACGGCAGTGCTTCGAGCTGCTCGTCGGTCAACGTCGGCTCGGGGGCGGGGGGCTTTGCCTTCGGCGCCGCCTCGGGCTCGGCCGGTGGCGCGGCGTCATTGGGTTGATCGACCTGTTGATCTGCGTGTTCAACCTCGCTCATAAGGGCATTGTAACACCGGACCGCGATGATGGCGTGGTGCGCTGCTTGTCACTGCCCTTGCTCCGAAGTTACTTAAAATTGCATATCGCCGACCGCAGAAAATCGAAAGCCACCATTGTGCCCATATACTCCATCCCGTACACTCGGGATAGTCGATACATATCGCATTGGTGGGAGGCTGGGCACACACGTTTGGCTGGCAATGCGGTGTTGCACGGGGACTCGTAACAGACATCATCGGAGGATGCTTTCGTGAACAACATGTTTTATCGTGCGCTCAGCGCGCCCCTTTTGGCCGGACTTCTCGCAACCTCGGCCAGCGCCTCGACGGTTTATAATGTGGACTTCACCGCCACCATTGATCGCAGCATCGGTTGGCCTGAAGACCACGAATATTCGATCTCGATCGGTGACCAGTTCCATGGCACGTTGCAGTATGACGCTTCGTATCTCGTCGGTGGTGAGGACTGGGAGCGGCTTGCACTCGGCCAGGGTTTCAACTCCCTGAGCTTTGACTTCTTCGGCACGACATACGATGAGACGGATCACTCGTACGCAGATTTTCCTCCAGATCTTTTTTTCTCCAGTGATGGGGAATTGATTGACATGGGTTACGGTGTGATCGTCGATTCGTCTATCCGTTTCGGGTTCGGTGAAGGTTTCGGGGTTTTCGGTGAAGGCAATGAATTCGCGATATTGGGCGATGTCGAGTTCTTCGTTCAGTCCAACGACATTCCAGAAGATCCGACCATCATCCCCTTGCCCGCAGCGGTGTGGGGCGGCATGGCGTTGTTTGGCATGCTTGGCGCTGGCGGCGCGATCCGCCGCCGATTCGCCGGGCAGACCGAGCCGGTGTGATCCCGCGACTCACACTTTTTGAAATTTAAAACGACGGCGGCTGATGTCATGTCAGCCGCCGTTTTCATGCACCCATCGGGCCGCGTCGCACAGTGGCCGCGAAGGGCGTAACATCTTGGCAATGACTACTCAGACCACCAAGACGCTTCACGTCGGCCCCGTGCCCGTGGGCCCGGATCAGCCGTTGACGATTATCGCTGGCCCCTGCGTTGCCGAGTCGCGCGACCTCTGCCTGACGATCGGCCACGCGCTGCGCGACCGCTGCCAGCAACTCGGGCTCGGCTACATCTTCAAAGCCAGCTTCGACAAGGCCAACCGCAGTTCCATCGCATCCGACCGTGGGCCGGGCATCGACGAAGGCCTACGACTGCTGGAAGATGTGAAGGACGAACTAGGCGTGCCCGTGACGACCGACGTGCACGAATCGCAACAGTGCCGATCCACCGCGACGGTGGTGGACTTGCTACAGATCCCCGCCTTTCTTTGCAGGCAGACCGACCTGCTTGTCGCCGCGGCGGAAACCGGCAGAGTGGTCAACGTCAAGAAAGGCCAATTCCTCAGCCCGCAGGAAATGGGCAACGTCGTCCGCAAGCTTACGGAAGCGAAAGCCAAGGGCATCATGCTCACCGAACGCGGCACGTTCTTCGGCTACAACCGCCTGGTCAACGACTTCGTCGGCCTTGGCGACATGATGGGCCTCGGCCAACCCGTCTGCTTTGATGTGACTCACTCCACACAGCAGCCCGGCGGGGCGGGGACGAGTTCGGGCGGTCGGCCGGAGTGTGCGCCGCTGCTGGCCCGCTGCGCCGTGGCAGCGGGGGTGCATGCCCTGTTCATTGAAACACACCCGGAACCGGCGAGTGCCAGGTCGGACGCGGCGACCATGCTGCCGCTCGACCGCACGCTCATGCTGCTGGAAGAGCTTAATCGGCTGCATCACGCGATGGGGTCGATCCGTATCGGCGGCTCGGCATGATGGGCTTGCTGGGGTAATGGAGGAGGGGGCGGTAACACGGCAACGCGGCTTCGATTCCGCAACCATTTAGCCGCGGGCCTTGGCCCGCGCGTTCGGGCCGTAGAGTCGAAGAGCGCGGTGCAAGCACCGCGGCTAAATGTTGCAAGTGCTAAGCCGTGTTGTTGAATTACGGTGGATCAGCCTTTAGTGCACGGCGGGTCAGCATGCCGGCCGCGGCCAGCATGCAGATGGCGATGGGATAAGTGACCAGCAGGCCTGTCGCGACGCTGCTGGCGCCGGGCTGATCGCTACGCCACACCGAGTAGTCGAGCAGGATCATCGTCGCCCAGACGCCCATGCCCGCCATGATCAGGCCCATCGCCGCCAGTAGCGCCGCCGCGATGAGCCGAGCCGCCCGGCTGCCGACTGGTCGACTCGGCTTGGGCCGTTGCGGCGCGGTAGCCGACGAGGCTTTGGGCGGGGCGTGTGGTAGCGATGCCTCGGCGCGAGGTTCAACTGCTGGCTTGCTGGGGGGGCGTTGCGGCGGGGCGTGTTCGCCGGTGGCCATTTGTCGAAGGGCGTCGGATAAACCGTCTGGCATGGGGGGCTCCAGAAGTGCCAGCGTACGAAGATGAACATGGTAGGACATTGCCCCCGGCCGAGCCAGAGCGGGCTGCGTGCGGCTGAACGGCGACGGTCTGGTGCTTTGACCGGTGTCATGGTGGCCTTTATGCTGCGGGTCTGCCGATCCTAAGCGGGTTGGAGGGCGTATGTGGGGGTGACGCTTCTGTCCGGCGAGCCGCTTGCCGTACAATAATCTGGATGGGGTCTGTGAAGCTGAAGCAAGCGAGATAAGGGCCGGGTTTCGTTCATGGAAGGTTCTCATAAGTCGCACCCACCACCGAGCAACTTTCGCCAGTTCTTTTTCCGAGGGCTGGCCATCCTGTTGCCGTCCGTGTTGACGATCTGGATTCTGCTGGCGGCGTACCAGTTCGTGCAGAACCGTATCGCTGCGCCGATCAATTCGGGGGTGCAGGAAGTCATCGTCCATGTGACGCCCTGGCCGGCGGTGTCGGAGACGCAGATCGAGGAGCACCGGGCGGACGTGCGTGCCGATCGCGACCTTCGGCAGGCGTACGACTCGGCGCGTAATCCGGAGGCCTGGCTACACCGTGATGCCCGGCGGGTTCAGCTTGACCGGTGGTGGCGCAGCTACGCGTTTCCGATGGACCTGATCGGGCTGATTATCGCAATCGTGCTGATTTACATGGCGGGCCTGCTGCTGGGCTCGTACATCGGTCGACGACTGTACGCGCGGGGCGAGGCGATGGTGAACCAGGTCCCGCTGGTGGGACGGGTGTACCCGGCGGTGAAGCAGGTGACCGACTTTTTCGTTGGCCAGGACCGCGAGAAGGTGACGTTCAACCGTGTTGTGGCTGTGGAGTATCCGCGTAAGGGGCTCTGGAGCGTGGGGTTGGTGACCGGGGACACGATGAGCGCGATCCAGGCCGTGGCGGGCGCGGACTGCATGACGGTGTTCATTCCCAGTTCGCCGACACCGTTTACCGGTTATGTCATCACCGTGCCCAAGAGTGATACGGTAGAATTGCCGATTACAGTAGAGGACGCGATGAAGTTCGCGGTGAGCGGCGGCGTCCTGATTCCACCGAACCAGATGATCGTGCGGTCGGAGGCCGGTCAGGTGGAAGGTGAAGCTTCGTCCAGTTTGCCTTCGCCGCAGCAGAAGGCCGGGCGTAAATCCGGCAAGGCTCAGGCTGCATCAGGCGACGGCGAGGCGCAGGATGCGGTTGTGGATAAGCCGCAGGGCCGTACGCCATAGGCTCGAATCGGTCGGGGGACGGAAGTTCATGAATCGGCTCACTGTGGCCGATTCGTAAAAGGGTGGCATGGGTTGATGATTGACCCCTAGCCTGCGGAGTAAAAATTATGGAAATTATTGTCAGCGGCAAGCACATTGAGATCACCGACCCGATTCGCGACTACGCTATCGAGAAGGCGGGCAAGATGCCGCGCTATTTCGACCGCGTGCAGGCGATCGACGTTGTGGCCGACAAGCGCGAAAACCACCAGTATGAGGTGGAAATGATCGTGCATGTGGAACATCACGAAGCGTTCGTTGCGAAGTCAAAGGGTGAAGATCTCTACGGCTGCATTGACGAGACGGCGGACAAGATGGAACGTCAACTGACCGACCACAAGGAAAAGATTCAGGATCGCAAACGTCAGCCCTCGCGCTGAGCGGTGCGGCGAAGTGATAAAACCGCTACATTGTTCAGGCTGTCGCGGGGTGGCGGTGAGGGGCGATGGCGTTGTAAGCGGCCCTGCCGGGGCAGCTGTGCTGGACGTAGCAACTTACGAAGTGAGGACTGAACGATCATGAAGTGGCACGATTTTCTCGTGACGGATGCGATCATCGCTGACCTGAAAGCCACCGACCGCGATGATGCGATCATCGAAATGATCGATGCGCTGATCGCCAACGGCGCTGCCCCCGCCGACCTGCGTGACGACTTGATTCAGCAGATCGTCGAACGCGAGAAGCACGGCTCGACGGGCTTCGGCAAGGGCGTCGCCGTGCCGCACGTGAAGCACGAGCGCATCGAGAAGATGGCTGCGGGTATCGGTGTCAGTCAAAAGGGCGTTGACTTCAACGCGCTGGACAAGGCGCCGGTGTACTCGATCGTCCTGCTGCTTTCACCCAAGGACAAGCCGGACGAACACCTTCAGGCGATGGAGAACATTTTCTCCAACCTGCAGAAGGACACGTTCCGCCGCTTCCTTCGCCAGTCGACGACGCGCGAGGAAATCGAAGATCTGATTCAGGAAGCCGACGCCCAGCAACTGACTGGCTGAGTGTTGGCGGATAGCCCTCCGCCTTCCCCCGCCTTGCGGAGCATTATTGACGTGCAGACTGCCGAGGCCAAAGTGACGATCCAGAACCGTCTTGGCCTGCATGCCAGGCCGGCGATGTCGTTCGTGGACATGGCCAGCGGCTTCGGCTCGGACATCCGCGTCCGCAAAGGCAAGCAGGAAGTCGATGGCAAGAGCATCATGCAGATGATGATGCTCGCCGCCACGCAGGGCACGCAACTGGACATCTCCGCTCAAGGCCCTGATGCAGAGCAGGCCATCCACGCTTTGTGTGAACTGGTCGACAGCAAGTTTGATGAAGAATGACTTTCTTTCAAGCGTGAGGGGAAGCGCGATGCCTTCGTCGCCCAAGTCACCGTGGCGACTTCGCCCTGCTATGGCAGGCAACCGTGGTCAGCTTCACAACCGCCCTCGGCAGTCTTGTGCTTTTACTGCTTGTCCTGCCACTGAGCACGATTGGCCCGACGTCGCGAACCGTTCGTGTACACATGCATTCCGGCCACGTGAATGAACCGGGTTACTGGGCGATCGAAATTCTCACCCATCTTTTCATCGGATCTCTACTCGTGGGCGTGGCAATGCTTTTCCTGGCATATTCGATGACCTCACGGCGGTAGTGATCGGCTTTCACCTCTGCGTTGGCGGCACGAACCCGTCAATGGTCAATTCGAATCCGCTGAGCGCCGTGGGCGTGAACGGGTGATTGGTAATCAGCCGCAGCTTGTGCAGGCCGAGATCGCGAAGGATCTGGCAGC contains:
- a CDS encoding DUF58 domain-containing protein, giving the protein MAIGATLNAKRRRSRIHLGSGGLIYLIVSGVIIAAAIYTQANLLFWAFGLMTGGLVVSALLSWQMLRNIRVQRLLPSHGVAGDPLIIRYHLTNRSWLPVFSLTIMETWGRGWRAWKRTGPIAMSPPLLKARPFGWVLHIGPNQTIQAEAPCWPLRRGELKFEQMILATGFPFGILYKVVTFEQQTETLIYPHLYRVNRRMVYSLAHHDPSGRKQRERGGGTEDFFGLRAYRPGDSLKMVDWKRSARTGVLVSREMTQPSPPRMMILLDLQRDAETTAPGNSNGNSQPGSAPDHADRHTRLERAVCLTASLVCEAHFHGYQVGLAARGATCPSFPMHHSLPHRTRMLEALARLNTTPADASRAETPGSAVNPSVVVHLGKGERVINDQQGGGTILLGATDIDQFVRAFDGSGDTLLTANTRQLSRREELEAD
- the scpB gene encoding SMC-Scp complex subunit ScpB, translated to MSEVEHADQQVDQPNDAAPPAEPEAAPKAKPPAPEPTLTDEQLEALPSRVEAALLTADRAMTAAKLGEALEAPAKAINDAIAKLNEVYEQTGRSFRIEQVAGGWQIMTLPEFADVLANLHRKRNESKLSPAAIETLAIIAYKQPILRAEIESIRGVAAGEVLRSLMDRHLIKIVGRADEIGRPILYGTTKQFLEVFGLATLKDLPKVEELQPKS
- the kdsA gene encoding 3-deoxy-8-phosphooctulonate synthase, coding for MTTQTTKTLHVGPVPVGPDQPLTIIAGPCVAESRDLCLTIGHALRDRCQQLGLGYIFKASFDKANRSSIASDRGPGIDEGLRLLEDVKDELGVPVTTDVHESQQCRSTATVVDLLQIPAFLCRQTDLLVAAAETGRVVNVKKGQFLSPQEMGNVVRKLTEAKAKGIMLTERGTFFGYNRLVNDFVGLGDMMGLGQPVCFDVTHSTQQPGGAGTSSGGRPECAPLLARCAVAAGVHALFIETHPEPASARSDAATMLPLDRTLMLLEELNRLHHAMGSIRIGGSA
- a CDS encoding DUF502 domain-containing protein, with amino-acid sequence MEGSHKSHPPPSNFRQFFFRGLAILLPSVLTIWILLAAYQFVQNRIAAPINSGVQEVIVHVTPWPAVSETQIEEHRADVRADRDLRQAYDSARNPEAWLHRDARRVQLDRWWRSYAFPMDLIGLIIAIVLIYMAGLLLGSYIGRRLYARGEAMVNQVPLVGRVYPAVKQVTDFFVGQDREKVTFNRVVAVEYPRKGLWSVGLVTGDTMSAIQAVAGADCMTVFIPSSPTPFTGYVITVPKSDTVELPITVEDAMKFAVSGGVLIPPNQMIVRSEAGQVEGEASSSLPSPQQKAGRKSGKAQAASGDGEAQDAVVDKPQGRTP
- the hpf gene encoding ribosome hibernation-promoting factor, HPF/YfiA family, with amino-acid sequence MEIIVSGKHIEITDPIRDYAIEKAGKMPRYFDRVQAIDVVADKRENHQYEVEMIVHVEHHEAFVAKSKGEDLYGCIDETADKMERQLTDHKEKIQDRKRQPSR
- a CDS encoding PTS sugar transporter subunit IIA, which codes for MKWHDFLVTDAIIADLKATDRDDAIIEMIDALIANGAAPADLRDDLIQQIVEREKHGSTGFGKGVAVPHVKHERIEKMAAGIGVSQKGVDFNALDKAPVYSIVLLLSPKDKPDEHLQAMENIFSNLQKDTFRRFLRQSTTREEIEDLIQEADAQQLTG
- a CDS encoding HPr family phosphocarrier protein — its product is MQTAEAKVTIQNRLGLHARPAMSFVDMASGFGSDIRVRKGKQEVDGKSIMQMMMLAATQGTQLDISAQGPDAEQAIHALCELVDSKFDEE